From Anopheles funestus chromosome 3RL, idAnoFuneDA-416_04, whole genome shotgun sequence, a single genomic window includes:
- the LOC125767043 gene encoding nuclear pore glycoprotein p62: MNFSFGTPTTTTASTGGFSLGAPATSTAAGGFSFGAAPTFGATGGSVPAPTLSLNPTAATTTAPTAGGLGTLSFGASLGGTGTAAPALSAATGPQPAGTTAALPTFGSLGGTPQLGAGLSTTATSLAPVNAMPTSNPATGINPLGGSLATPTPTATTTALAPLTLGGFGLSKPAEQNTGLSLGATTTATTTSAATTNTAATTTGASGGLAASLTTNTQTTQSATVAGNQQLKFFQLEEFINKWTLELEEQEKLFTNQATQVNAWDNMLLANGEKIVALNEAVMKVKAEQNAMEQELEFITAQHTELEECIVPLEQELSRIGKIDLERGQTYSMAETLDSQLKQMYEDLKEVIEHLNDANKYTDPNDPLVQIGKILNAHMNSLQWIESSTTGITNRLEEINKMHETLRKDNERSFRLTYYDQ; encoded by the coding sequence ATGAATTTCTCTTTTGGAACACCGACCACTACAACCGCGTCGACGGGTGGTTTTTCACTCGGTGCTCCAGCTACCAGTACCGCTGCGGGCGGATTTTCCTTTGGTGCAGCACCAACTTTCGGTGCAACGGGCGGTTCCGTACCAGCACCAACTCTATCGCTAAATCCTACGGCAGCAACCACCACAGCCCCAACGGCTGGTGGATTAGGAACGCTTTCGTTTGGAGCATCACTTGGCGGTACTGGTACAGCCGCTCCGGCTTTATCTGCTGCAACGGGACCTCAACCAGCGGGGACAACGGCAGCCTTACCTACATTCGGTTCACTGGGAGGAACGCCACAGCTAGGTGCAGGATTATCAACAACAGCGACATCACTCGCACCAGTCAACGCTATGCCAACTAGCAATCCAGCTACTGGTATCAACCCACTTGGTGGATCTCTTGCCACACCAAccccaacagcaacaaccacaGCATTAGCTCCATTAACGCTAGGTGGATTCGGACTGTCTAAACCAGCGGAACAAAACACGGGATTATCCCTGGGTGCCACTACCACGGCTACGACTACATCAGCTGCTACGACGAATACAGCAGCAACCACCACCGGAGCGAGTGGCGGATTGGCCGCTAGCCTGACgaccaacacacaaacaacgcaGTCGGCTACCGTCGCCGGTAATCAGCAGCTTAAATTCTTTCAGCTGGAAGAgttcatcaacaaatggaCACTCGAGCTAGAGGAGCAAGAAAAGCTGTTCACCAACCAAGCCACGCAGGTAAACGCCTGGGACAACATGCTGCTCGCGAACGGTGAAAAGATTGTTGCCCTTAACGAGGCGGTCATGAAAGTGAAGGCGGAACAGAACGCGATGGAGCAAGAGCTAGAATTCATCACAGCGCAGCACACCGAGCTGGAGGAGTGTATCGTACCGCTCGAGCAGGAACTATCGCGCATCGGTAAAATTGATCTCGAGCGTGGTCAAACGTACTCGATGGCGGAAACACTTGACTCGCAGCTGAAGCAAATGTACGAGGACCTGAAGGAGGTGATTGAGCACCTGAACGATGCAAACAAGTACACCGATCCGAATGATCCGCTCGTGCAGATTGGCAAAATTCTCAACGCCCACATGAACTCTCTGCAGTGGATCGAATCGTCCACCACGGGTATAACAAATCGGCTGGAGGAAATTAACAAAATGCACGAAACATTGCGAAAAGATAACGAGCGTTCCTTTCGCTTAACGTACTACGATCAGTGA
- the LOC125767008 gene encoding zinc finger protein 436-like isoform X1, translating into MESVNTEDQSLTIQLTYCRICAVLSTDEHGIYENVYKGGTLSMHTMLEKLVPSVFNAEQVTVDELMGFPKKVCRGCKAKVLEAYTLYEMSIKSGGLLRKSLSSNKNTTFIVNVTGGSTEPSVIPVKIWRKSQENIVVAASEQIVPKDAYCGEQTKDEMEEPYAMLVDDHVNPSEIEDQPSYSGEENGTICSSKVNNVVNELKQPRQRGAVKRKTKAEKRTEFENQPSYTGEENDALSSSRVNGEIYKVEQSRKRVATKRQTRAGNRKEVEDQPLSSGEENSTISLGKVNGETCKSTTRARKSVTAKRQTKANSKNVSQNEENISNDSPEESAEPKPKVHQFRCLLCNESPYRLPNELTEHLKTVHSDQIHCCTQCPKVFMTKAAFEHHQYCHATGRSHFCVFCDKGFQTEQLLRNHMKTHTQGTGFLCSQCGKEFSDRSNLRQHEYRHTGHKPWQCNLCPSRFSTKGYLTVHLLTHSKNRAYSCDTCGSQFIRHYSLIKHQVIHTGVRHYECEVCKMRFASAHHVKIHMRTHTGEKPYKCGYCDRAFAQKNDMLKHTKTHGKPYPCDRCDETFPVIADLRIHLKAHDKEGKSSSGISSVAND; encoded by the exons ATGGAAAGCGTAAATACGGAAGATCAGAGTTTGACCATACAGCTAACATACTGTCGCATTTGTGCGGTACTCAGCACTGACGAGCATGGCATCTATGAAAACGTTTACAAGGGCGGAACGCTAAGCATGCATACGATGTTAGAAAAGTTAGTTCCCTCGGTGTTCAATGCAGAGCAAGTGACGGTAGATGAATTGATGGGCTTTCCGAAAAAAGTCTGCAGAGGATGTAAAGCCAAAGTGCTGGAAGCGTATACCCTGTACGAGATGAGCATTAAGAGCGGTGGTCTGCTGAGAAAAAGTTTAtctagcaacaaaaacacaaccttTATTGTCAATGTAACGGGTGGTTCTACAGAACCATCGGTTATTCCGGTTAAAATCTGGAGAAAATCTCAGGAAAATATCGTTGTGGCTGCATCGGAACAAATTGTACCAAAAGATGCATACTGCGGAGAACAAACTAAAGACGAGATGGAGGAACCCTACGCAATGCTCGTCGATGACCACGTAAACCCATCGGAAATCGAAGATCAACCATCGTACTCTGGCGAGGAGAACGGCACAATATGCTCTTCTAAAGTAAATAACGTAGTTAATGAACTAAAGCAACCGAGACAACGTGGGGctgtaaaaaggaaaacaaaagcagaaaaacGAACAGAATTCGAAAATCAACCATCATACACTGGTGAGGAAAACGATGCATTATCCTCTTCTAGGGTAAATGGCGAAATTTATAAGGTAGAACAATCAAGAAAGCGTGTGGCAACTAAAAGGCAGACAAGAGCCGGAAATCGAAAGGAAGTCGAAGATCAACCATTATCCTCTGGTGAAGAAAACAGTACAATATCTTTGGGTAAAGTAAATGGCGAAACATGTAAGTCAACAACTCGGGCAAGAAAAAGTGTGACTGCAAAAAggcaaacgaaagcaaacagcaaaaatgtgTCACAGAACGAAGAGAACATATCGAATGATTCTCCCGAAGAATCTGccgaaccgaaaccgaaagtaCATCAGTTTCGCTGTTTGCTATGCAACGAATCGCCGTATCGTTTGCCGAACGAACTTACAGAGCACTTGAAAACGGTCCACTCGGATCAAATACATTGTTGCACACAGTGTCCGAAGGTGTTCATGACCAAAGCGGCCTTTGAACATCACCAGTACTGTCACGCTACTGGCCGATCgcatttctgtgtgttttgtgacAAAGGGTTTCAAACGGAGCAGCTGCTTAGGAATCACATGAAGACCCACACGCAAGGGACAGGGTTTCTGTGTTCGCAGTGCGGAAAGGAGTTTAGCGATCGAAGCAATCTTCGGCAACACGAGTACCGTCACACTGGCCACAAACCGTGGCAATGCAACTTGTGTCCCAGTCGATTCAGTACGAAag GTTATCTCACTGTGCACCTGCTAACGCATTCGAAAAATAGAGCATACAGTTGCGACACGTGTGGATCTCAATTTATTAGGCATTATTCGCTCATAAAGCATCAGGTTATTCACACAG GAGTGCGTCACTATGAATGCGAGGTATGCAAAATGAG ATTCGCTTCAGCGCACCATGTTAAAATTCATATGCGTACACATACGGGCGAAAAACCCTACAAATGCGGCTACTGTGATCGAGCCTTTGCGCAGAAAAACGATATGCTGAAGCATACGAAAACTCATGGGAAACCATATCCTTGTGATCGGTGTGATGAAACCTTTCCAGTGATAGCGGACTTACGGATACATTTGAAAGCACATGATAAGGAAGGAAAGTCTAGCAGTGGAATCAGTAGTGTCGCGAATGATTAG
- the LOC125767008 gene encoding zinc finger imprinted 3-like isoform X2, with protein MESVNTEDQSLTIQLTYCRICAVLSTDEHGIYENVYKGGTLSMHTMLEKLVPSVFNAEQVTVDELMGFPKKVCRGCKAKVLEAYTLYEMSIKSGGLLRKSLSSNKNTTFIVNVTGGSTEPSVIPVKIWRKSQENIVVAASEQIVPKDAYCGEQTKDEMEEPYAMLVDDHVNPSEIEDQPSYSGEENGTICSSKVNNVVNELKQPRQRGAVKRKTKAEKRTEFENQPSYTGEENDALSSSRVNGEIYKVEQSRKRVATKRQTRAGNRKEVEDQPLSSGEENSTISLGKVNGETCKSTTRARKSVTAKRQTKANSKNVSQNEENISNDSPEESAEPKPKVHQFRCLLCNESPYRLPNELTEHLKTVHSDQIHCCTQCPKVFMTKAAFEHHQYCHATGRSHFCVFCDKGFQTEQLLRNHMKTHTQGTGFLCSQCGKEFSDRSNLRQHEYRHTGHKPWQCNLCPSRFSTKGYLTVHLLTHSKNRAYSCDTCGSQFIRHYSLIKHQVIHTGVRHYECEIRFSAPC; from the exons ATGGAAAGCGTAAATACGGAAGATCAGAGTTTGACCATACAGCTAACATACTGTCGCATTTGTGCGGTACTCAGCACTGACGAGCATGGCATCTATGAAAACGTTTACAAGGGCGGAACGCTAAGCATGCATACGATGTTAGAAAAGTTAGTTCCCTCGGTGTTCAATGCAGAGCAAGTGACGGTAGATGAATTGATGGGCTTTCCGAAAAAAGTCTGCAGAGGATGTAAAGCCAAAGTGCTGGAAGCGTATACCCTGTACGAGATGAGCATTAAGAGCGGTGGTCTGCTGAGAAAAAGTTTAtctagcaacaaaaacacaaccttTATTGTCAATGTAACGGGTGGTTCTACAGAACCATCGGTTATTCCGGTTAAAATCTGGAGAAAATCTCAGGAAAATATCGTTGTGGCTGCATCGGAACAAATTGTACCAAAAGATGCATACTGCGGAGAACAAACTAAAGACGAGATGGAGGAACCCTACGCAATGCTCGTCGATGACCACGTAAACCCATCGGAAATCGAAGATCAACCATCGTACTCTGGCGAGGAGAACGGCACAATATGCTCTTCTAAAGTAAATAACGTAGTTAATGAACTAAAGCAACCGAGACAACGTGGGGctgtaaaaaggaaaacaaaagcagaaaaacGAACAGAATTCGAAAATCAACCATCATACACTGGTGAGGAAAACGATGCATTATCCTCTTCTAGGGTAAATGGCGAAATTTATAAGGTAGAACAATCAAGAAAGCGTGTGGCAACTAAAAGGCAGACAAGAGCCGGAAATCGAAAGGAAGTCGAAGATCAACCATTATCCTCTGGTGAAGAAAACAGTACAATATCTTTGGGTAAAGTAAATGGCGAAACATGTAAGTCAACAACTCGGGCAAGAAAAAGTGTGACTGCAAAAAggcaaacgaaagcaaacagcaaaaatgtgTCACAGAACGAAGAGAACATATCGAATGATTCTCCCGAAGAATCTGccgaaccgaaaccgaaagtaCATCAGTTTCGCTGTTTGCTATGCAACGAATCGCCGTATCGTTTGCCGAACGAACTTACAGAGCACTTGAAAACGGTCCACTCGGATCAAATACATTGTTGCACACAGTGTCCGAAGGTGTTCATGACCAAAGCGGCCTTTGAACATCACCAGTACTGTCACGCTACTGGCCGATCgcatttctgtgtgttttgtgacAAAGGGTTTCAAACGGAGCAGCTGCTTAGGAATCACATGAAGACCCACACGCAAGGGACAGGGTTTCTGTGTTCGCAGTGCGGAAAGGAGTTTAGCGATCGAAGCAATCTTCGGCAACACGAGTACCGTCACACTGGCCACAAACCGTGGCAATGCAACTTGTGTCCCAGTCGATTCAGTACGAAag GTTATCTCACTGTGCACCTGCTAACGCATTCGAAAAATAGAGCATACAGTTGCGACACGTGTGGATCTCAATTTATTAGGCATTATTCGCTCATAAAGCATCAGGTTATTCACACAG GAGTGCGTCACTATGAATGCGAG ATTCGCTTCAGCGCACCATGTTAA
- the LOC125767095 gene encoding probable 28S ribosomal protein S25, mitochondrial, whose translation MPFMKGKAPIRRTLQYLNAGQLMLKDKVKIFSVNYNTYGEHHEGARDFVFWNIPQIQYKNPKVQVVTFKNMTPSPFIRCYFENGKQMLIDIDSKNRQEILQHLSTVVGKSEATLKAEAKLAEKQDNPANFGIGCMKHCICEIPGQLPCPGVVPVPKHMRGKFKYQMKE comes from the exons ATGCCTTTCATGAAAGGAAAAGCTCCTATACGGAGAACGTTGCAATATCTAAATGCCGGCCAGCTGATGCTCAAGGATAAGGTGAAAATATTTAGTGTGAACTACAACACGTACGGCGAACACCACGAAGGTGCTAG ggattttgtgttttggaACATACCTCAGATACAGTACAAGAACCCGAAGGTGCAAGTGGTAACTTTCAAAAACATGACCCCATCTCCCTTCATTCGCTGTTATTTTG aaaatggcaaacaaatgtTGATCGATATTGATAGCAAAAACAGGCAAGAAATTCTGCAGCACCTGTCCACCGTTGTGGGTAAATCAGA GGCAACGTTGAAAGCAGAAGCGAAGCTCGCCGAAAAACAGGATAATCCAGCAAACTTTGGCATAGGCTGCATGAAGCATTGTATCTGCGAAATCCCGGGACAATTGCCGTGTCCGGGGGTGGTACCAGTACCGAAGCATATgcgaggaaaatttaaatatcaaatGAAGGAATAA
- the LOC125767092 gene encoding probable RNA-binding protein 18: MDRLEPTSQDDRRLWLGNLDSRITEYQLLKIVQKYGKIEKFDMLFHRSGPLAGYPRGYAFVTYENHKDSEAALHRLDGKLVGEKTIVVRWAKHVNREEGDRTKPKIEIPCLAGGSKGGTNGPLSQQTKIQALEAKLKMLESRSDDLVINKSSTSERPIIERYQYNINQPQRTDPKMKRSHHTAGSGRGGSRNAPYRNSHRHK; this comes from the exons ATGGATCGTCTAGAA CCCACGTCGCAGGATGATCGTAGGCTGTGGCTTGGAAATTTGGACAGTCGAATCACCGAGTA TCAATTACTGAAAATCGTGCAAAAATACGGTAAAATTGAAAAGTTCGACATGCTGTTCCATCGGTCCGGACCGTTAGCGGGCTATCCGAGGGGTTACGCCTTCGTTACGTATGAGAAC CATAAGGATTCGGAAGCCGCATTGCACCGTTTGGATGGCAAGCTGGTCGGTGAGAAAACGATTGTCGTCCGATGGGCTAAGCATGTCAACCGCGAGGAGGGTGAtagaacgaaaccaaaaatcgAGATACCCTGTCTGGCGGGTGGCTCCAAAGGTGGAACCAATGGCCCTTTAAGTCAGCAGACTAAGATTCAAGCACTGGAAGCGAAGCTAAAGATGTTGGAGAGCAGATCCGACGATCTGGTAATCAACAAGTCGTCTACCTCTGAACGGCCCATTATCGAACGCTATCAGTACAACATTAATCAACCCCAGCGGACAGATCCGAAGATGAAACGTTCGCATCATACGGCTGGCAGTGGACGGGGCGGAAGTCGAAACGCACCGTACAGAAATTCGCATCGTCACAAATAG
- the LOC125767096 gene encoding 60S ribosomal protein L21, whose amino-acid sequence MTNSKGYRRGTRDMFSRGFRKHGTIPLSTYMKVYKSGDYVDIKGHGAVHKGMPYKAYHGKTGRVYNVSKHALGVIVNKRVRGKILPKRINIRVEHVNPSRCREDFLRRVKENEEKRKAAKLNKLPKFKVSLKRKPKQPRLAQIIKNPPTPIFLAPIPYEFVA is encoded by the exons ATGACGAACTCCAAGGGTTATCGCCGCGGTACTCGGGACATGTTCTCCCGAGGATTCCGTAAGCATGGTACCATTCCGCTGTCCACGTACATGAAGGTTTACAAATCTGGGGACTATGTCGACATTAAG GGACACGGTGCCGTGCACAAGGGCATGCCATACAAGGCGTACCACGGAAAGACGGGACGTGTTTACAACGTCTCGAAGCACGCACTTGGCGTGATCGTCAACAAGCGCGTACGCGGCAAGATTCTGCCCAAGCGTATCAACATTCGCGTCGAGCATGTGAATCCCTCTCGTTGCCGAGAAGATTTCCTTCGTCGCGTGAAGGAAAACGAGGAGAAGCGTAAGGCCGCAAAGCTGAACAAGCTGCCCAAGTTCAAGGTGTCGCTGAAGCGCAAGCCGAAACAGCCGCGCTTGGCTCAGATCATCAAGAACCCACCTACGCCCATCTTCCTGGCACCGATTCCGTACGAATTCGTGGCCTAA
- the LOC125767053 gene encoding ubiquitin carboxyl-terminal hydrolase 46, with the protein MGANISQLERDIGSDQFPPNEHYFGLVNFGNTCYSNSVLQALYFCRPFREKVLEYKAKNRRTKETLLSCLADLFYSIATQKKKVGSIAPKKFIARLRKEKEEFDNYMQQDAHEFLNFLINHINEIILAERNQAKAGSGGGGAGSTGGKSTAGGTANGIANGNGATNGTDGPGSNGSNSTEPTWVHEIFQGILTSETRCLNCETVSSKDENFFDLQVDVDQNTSITHCLRCFSNTETLCSDNKFKCDNCCSYQEAQKRMRVKKLPMILALHLKRFKYMEQYNRHIKVSHRVVFPLELRLFNTSDDAVNPDRLYDLMAVVIHCGSGPNRGHYISIVKSHGFWLLFDDDMVDKIEASTIEDFYGLTSDIQKSSETGYILFYQSRDCA; encoded by the exons ATG GGTGCCAACATTTCCCAGCTGGAGCGCGACATCGGCTCAGATCAATTTCCACCGAACGAGCACTACTTCGGTCTGGTCAAT TTCGGAAACACCTGCTATAGCAACTCTGTGCTACAGGCGCTCTACTTTTGCCGCCCATTCCGAGAAAAGGTACTAGAGTACAAGGCGAAAAATAGACGCACCAAGGAAACGCTACTGTCCTGCTTGGCCGACCTTTTCTACAGCATCGCaacacagaagaagaaggtggGTTCGATTGCACCGAAAAAGTTTATCGCTCGACTGCGTAAGGAAAAGGAAGAGTTCGACAACTACATGCAGCAGGATGCACACGAGTTCCTTAACTTTCTCATCAATCACATCAACGAAATCATACTTGCTGAGCGTAACCAGGCAAAGGCAGGCAGCGGCGGAGGTGGAGCCGGTAGCACGGGTGGTAAAAGTACTGCTGGTGGTACTGCAAATGGCATAGCCAATGGGAATGGTGCCACCAACGGTACGGACGGACCTGGTAGCAACGGTAGCAACAGCACCGAACCGACGTGGGTGCACGAAATCTTTCAGGGAATATTAACGAGTGAGACACGCTGTCTGAACTGCGAGACGGTTAGCAGCAAGGACGAGAACTTTTTCGATCTGCAGGTGGACGTGGACCAGAACACCAGCATAACGCACTGCTTGCGTTGCTTCAGCAACACCGAAACGCTGTGTAGTGATAACAAATTCAAATGTGATAACTGTTGCAGCTATCAGGAGGCACAGAAACGGATGCGCGTTAAGAAGCTGCCCATGATACTGGCCCTGCACCTGAAACGGTTCAAGTACATGGAGCAATACAACCGGCACATCAAAGTTTCCCACCGTGTCGTGTTCCCGCTCGAGCTGAGGCTGTTTAATACG TCCGACGATGCAGTCAATCCGGACCGGCTGTACGATCTCATGGCGGTGGTCATACACTGCGGTTCCGGTCCAAACCGTGGCCATTACATTAGCATTGTAAAAAGTCACGGTTTCTGGTTGTTGTTTGATGACGATATGGTTGAT aaaattgAAGCTTCCACCATAGAAGACTTTTACGGGTTAACATCGGACATTCAAAAGTCATCGGAAACTGGTTACATTCTGTTCTATCAATCCCGGGATTGTGCGTAG
- the LOC125766992 gene encoding eukaryotic translation initiation factor 3 subunit B: MAKKKGEEQDFEEEPNFDDPEGFVDDVSDEELLGDFLKQKPCESDGVENVIVVDNIPVVGAARFQKLNGIIEKLFKNAGTIVNVHYPKDEEDNTKGYAFIEYKNQESAEEAVKSLNNHRLDKNYKLLVNRFSDFQKYSDIPKEWSPPQPQPYKVQNDLYNFLVESDAQDQFCVVSETIPGSVQVQFCQNTQPEPTELLKRERFTDTYVKWSPKGTYIVTFHKQGVIIWGGSNFVKVNKFPHGNAQYVDISPCEQYLVTYGPNGQKIVIWDIRTGAEKRAFVSDGMSNASMLRWSHDDRYVARLVDSQIQIYDTTTFFLLDMKSIKVEGIRNFSWSPTDNIIAYWVAEEVDVPAKVTLMAIPKKTELRTKNLFNVADCKIHWQKSGDYLCVKVDRFSKSKKEKKDKKDSDVKFLGMFYNFEIFHMREKDIPVDSVEVKETILAFAWEPVGSKFSIIHGEPASANVSFYETNKGQEPVLVKKLEKKVCSHLFWSPRGQFIVLANLQMGTFEFVDTNDFSIMKTGDHYRASEVEWDPTGRYVVTGTSGKAKEDQGYYMWSFQGRILKRVNLKNFMLFLWRPRPPTLLSEAKQKEIRKNLKKYYSQFESKDRLRMTRASKELIEKRAKLREQFTEYRSKRVKEWEDQKKRRMQLRNNIDTDTLEADPDNVEEEIVEILVREDTTIIE; encoded by the exons ATGGccaaaaagaaaggagaagAGCAGGACTTTGAGGAGGAGCCCAACTTTGACGACCCGGAGGGATTCGTGGACGATGTGTCCGACGAAG AATTACTGGGCGATTTCCTGAAGCAGAAGCCGTGCGAATCGGATGGCGTGGAAAATGTGATCGTGGTTGATAACATTCCGGTCGTCGGTGCGGCCCGCTTCCAAAAGCTGAACGGCATCATCGAGAAGCTGTTCAAGAACGCCGGCACCATTGTGAACGTGCACTACCCGAAGGACGAAGAGGATAACACGAAAGGGTACGCGTTTATCGAGTACAAGAATCAGGAGAGTGCGGAAGAGGCGGTGAAATCGTTGAACAATCATCGGCTCGACAAGAACTACAAGCTGCTGGTGAACCGGTTTTCCGACTTTCAAAAGTATTCGGACATACCGAAGGAATGGTCACCGCCGCAACCCCAACCTTACAAGGTGCAGAACGATCTGTACAACTTCCTGGTGGAGTCGGACGCGCAGGATCAGTTCTGTGTGGTGTCGGAAACCATCCCCGGTTCCGTGCAGGTACAGTTCTGTCAAAACACGCAACCGGAACCGACGGAGCTGCTGAAACGTGAACGTTTCACCGATACGTATGTCAAGTGGTCACCGAAGGGAACGTACATCGTGACGTTCCACAAACAGGGTGTCATCATCTGGGGTGGGTCAAACTTTGTGAAGGTAAACAAGTTCCCGCACGGTAACGCTCAGTACGTGGACATTTCGCCATGCGAACAGTATCTCGTGACATACGGTCCAAATGGGCAGAAGATCGTTATCTGGGATATTCGTACCGGGGCCGAGAAGCGAGCGTTCGTTTCGGACGGTATGTCAAACGCGTCGATGTTGCGCTGGTCGCACGACGACCGGTATGTGGCCCGACTGGTGGACAGTCAGATCCAGATCTACGATACGACCACCTTCTTCCTGCTGGACATGAAGTCCATCAAGGTGGAAGGCATCCGCAACTTCAGCTGGTCGCCAACGGACAACATCATCGCGTACTGGGTAGCGGAAGAGGTGGACGTCCCGGCGAAGGTAACGCTGATGGCCATCCCGAAGAAAACGGAACTGCGCACGAAGAATCTGTTCAACGTGGCCGACTGCAAGATCCACTGGCAAAAGTCGGGCGACTATCTGTGCGTGAAGGTGGACCGGTTTTCAAAGtcgaagaaggagaaaaaggaCAAGAAGGATTCGGATGTGAAATTCCTCGGCATGTTTTACAACTTCGAGATTTTCCACATGCGCGAGAAGGACATTCCGGTCGATTCGGTGGAGGTTAAAGAAACCATCCTTGCCTTCGCCTGGGAACCGGTGGGCTCCAAGTTCTCCATCATACACGGTGAGCCGGCGTCCGCTAACGTTAGCTTCTACGAGACCAACAAAGGCCAGGAACCGGTGCTGGTGAAGAAGCTGGAAAAGAAGGTGTGCAGCCATCTGTTCTGGTCACCGAGGGGACAGTTTATCGTGCTAGCTAACCTGCAGATGGGTACGTTCGAGTTTGTAGACACGAACGATTTCAGTATCATGAAGACGGGTGACCATTATCGTGCATCGGAGGTAGAGTGGGATCCAACGGGACGTTACGTCGTGACTGGAACATCTGGCAAG GCTAAGGAAGATCAGGGCTACTACATGTGGTCGTTCCAAGGGCGCATTCTGAAGCGAGTGAATCTGAAGAACTTCATGCTGTTCCTGTGGCGTCCACGCCCGCCGACCCTGCTATCGGAGGCCAAGCAAAAGGAGATCCGCAAGAATTTGAAGAAGTACTACTCGCAGTTCGAAAGCAAGGATCGTTTGCGCATGACTCGTGCATCGAAGGAGCTGATCGAGAAGCGTGCGAAGCTGCGTGAACAGTTCACCGAGTATCGCTCGAAACGCGTCAAGGAGTGGGAGGATCAGAAGAAACGTCGTATGCAGTTGCGAAACA ACATCGACACAGACACGCTGGAGGCAGATCCAGATAATGTAGAGGAGGAAATAGTTGAAATACTTGTTCGTGAAGATACCACCATTATCGAGTAA